ATCACGCCGCTGTTCCCCATGCTGTTCATCACCATCGCGTGTGGGACCATCAGCGGGTTCCACTCACTGGTGTCGTCCGGGACGACCTCGAAACAACTCAACAAAGAGACCGACGCCCGCCTCATCGGCTACGGTGGGATGATCGGTGAAGGTCTGCTCGCGACCGTCGCGCTCGCGACGCTCGCTGTCGCAGGTGTCACCGCAGGCGGCGGTATCGGTCGTGCACTCCCGAACTTCGCGGACGGTGGCGGTATCATCCTGACGTCCTTCGGCATCCCTGCGGCCTACGGTGCGCCGTTCATGGCGCTCGTGCTCGTGAGCTTCCTGCTCACCTCGACGGACACGGCCGTCCGTCTGGGACGCTACATGCTCGAAGAGATCGTCGGCACGCCTGAGACGCAGGTCGAGGAGTACGCAATCCACCGCTACGTCAACCCAATCATTCAGGGTGTTCCCGCATACCTGCTCATCGCGAGTGGTTCGTGGCTCACCCTCTGGCAACTGTTCGGTGGCGCGAACCAGCTGCTCGCGGCGCTCGCACTGACGACTGCGACGGTGTGGCTCGCGAACTGGGACGACTCGAAACAGCTCATCTCGACGGGCGCTCCGATGGTCATCATGACGGGCATCACGACGCTCGGCCTGCTCTGGGTTGCACTCCACGACAACCTGTACGTGAAGTTCATCCAGGGTGCCGAGATGACGACCGTCCAGACAATCTCTGCAGTGGTTCAGATTGTCCTCGCACTCGTGCTCATCTACATCGGTATCTCCATCGTGAAGATGGGCTACGACAACATCCAAGAGGTCCGCGACAGTCCGGGTGCCGCCGTCACCGACGGTGGGCAGACGGACGACTAACTCGCGAAACGAACCAGACGAATTCTTTCTTTTGCACCCGAGGCAGTGAGCCACCGGTGTCGGTGTCGCTCGTGACGACCCATCTCAGGGTACGGGCCTGACGACCCGTCTCTGGGTGCGAGCCGTTTCACTCGTGCGTGGTGGTCAGCATCACCGTTCGAGCGGTAACTGCTCGACTTCGGACAGTCGGACGAACGACGGCGACCAAGAAGCGACGCCGTCTCGCTGACTCACCGCGAGAGACGTCTGAGAACCCGGGTCAACAGCCCCGGCGTCGGTTCGAGAGAAGAGTCTTGCCAGAGTGTGAACGCACGCGCAACGTCTGCGTGCTCGCTCGCAACCACGTCCTCGTCGTCCGGCGCGACGACCACGAGATGGACCTCGTAGTGGCCGTGGTATCCGTACTTGAGGAGTTTCCGTCGAGAGAACCGGTTCACGAACGAGCGAACGTCGTCGGTGATGTCGGGGGCGACGAGGACGAACGTGAACTCAGTTCCCTGATGTTCTTCACTGCCGTCGATCCACTCTTCGGAGAGTGTGTCGGCGAGGTCGACGAGTCGCTCGACCTCGGCGAGCGTGGCCCGACTGGTGCGCCGAGCAAGCAGATACTCGTCCATGTAGTGGTTGGCGAAGTTGATAGACCGGTGGAGGAACTGCTTTTGGGTCTCGATGTGCATCGTCCCGAAGAGGTCGAAGGACTCGCCGTCGACCCGGTGGTCTTTCTCCAGGTCGTAGTTGTACATGAGGCGGTCCGAGACCCGGTCGAGGTACTCGTCTTCCCAGTCGGGGACGTCGGTCGCAGGCCCATCGCTGTCGGGCCGTCCCTCACCACTGCCGGGTCGGTCCACGTCGCTCATCTCTCGTCCGGGTCGTACTGTTCGGCGTCACCCGACACTGCTGGCGCGCCGATGGCGAGAATATCGACCGTCTCGGTCGCATCTTCGGGGTTGTGTGCGCGGTGCGGGCTCTCGGGGTCGGCGACGAACAGTCCACCTTCCGGCACCTCGAACGTCTCGTCGGGTGTCTCGACGAACAGCGTGCCCGAGAGGACGTAGAACGCCTCTTCCTGTTCGGTGTGATAGTGGTACTTCAGCGGCACCTGCTCGCCAGGTTCGGCCCGGAACCGATTGAGTGCGAACTTCTCTAAGCCACCTTCGACGCCGATGCGACGGAGTTCGCACGGGCGGTCTGGAATCGGTTCGACGCTGTCTGTGTCCACGACGCGGTATCCCATGAGACGGTGCAACACGTTCGTCCCTATAAGCCCGTCGCGACTCGTGGGAAACCAAGGTTTATTCATGATGATTACGAATCGGGGAAACATGGCAGAGCCGAAACGTGAGGCGTGTGGTCGATGTGCGATGACCACCGTCGTCGACGCGACCATGTCCGAGGAGCGCGACCCACTCGGGGGCGAGCGAATCGAGCTCGACGAGGCAGAACTCCGCGCAGTGTCGCCCAGCGCGTGGCTCGAAGGACTCTCGACCCGTCTCGACGCCTTCGCCGAGCGAGTCATCTACGGAAACCGGTGAGCACCGTTCGAAATCGATGACGTTCACGCGTGTGAGAGGGCTTCTCGGAGCATTTTTATCCCTTAGCACGTAGTCCAGTCAACGACATGGAAGAGAGCATCTCCGGGTTCAAACGGCGTGGTTCTTGGGGGGAAGTCGTTGAACACGGGGAACGAATCACCCGTGCCCTCCACGAGTCCGGTGTCGAAGGCCCTCCCTTCGACGACTGGGACGAGTGGCGACCGAAGTCACACGAGCGACTGGGAGAAGACGTCAACGAGAAGACGGCGAAGCAAGCCAGTGTCGGCGAGGGCGAAGGCGAGAAGAAAGGAAAAGCGCCCAACGAGGACCTCAAGACGGCCGGTGAGAAACTGTCTCGCTCCTACGAGAAAATCGAAGAAGGAGACGACGAAGGTGCCGTCGAGTCGTGGCAAGACTCCATCAACTACGTCGCACGTGCTGCCGACTCCGCCGGACGGAAGGCCCTCCGCAAGGTCGAAGACACGGTCTACCGCAAGGTGATGACGCAACTCGCACCGTACTACTTCGACAACGAACTCATCAGCGCCAACATCCAGCAGGTCGGCCGCGGAACTGGTGACGAACTGTTCGTCTTCGAGGTGAACGTCAACGACGACGCCCTGAAGTCGCAGGTCTCCGACATCCTCCGGGGCTACGAAGACGAAGTCGACCGCTGGCACATCGACACCCCAAAGGAGACGGAAGTTGCGGAGGCCGTCGAGGGTGTCGAAGTGCCGGTCACAGACGCAGAAAAGCAGTCCAAGTCGACGACGAACTGACGACGTTCGCTGCCACTTCACTTTTCGACCCCGGATTCTGGCCGACGGGTTCGGTCTGGTTTTTCTCGCACACACCTGTCTCGGTTCGATAATACTGATACCGCTCGCCCGTGTTGTG
The genomic region above belongs to Haloferax marinisediminis and contains:
- a CDS encoding cupin domain-containing protein encodes the protein MGYRVVDTDSVEPIPDRPCELRRIGVEGGLEKFALNRFRAEPGEQVPLKYHYHTEQEEAFYVLSGTLFVETPDETFEVPEGGLFVADPESPHRAHNPEDATETVDILAIGAPAVSGDAEQYDPDER
- a CDS encoding DUF5828 family protein, whose product is MEESISGFKRRGSWGEVVEHGERITRALHESGVEGPPFDDWDEWRPKSHERLGEDVNEKTAKQASVGEGEGEKKGKAPNEDLKTAGEKLSRSYEKIEEGDDEGAVESWQDSINYVARAADSAGRKALRKVEDTVYRKVMTQLAPYYFDNELISANIQQVGRGTGDELFVFEVNVNDDALKSQVSDILRGYEDEVDRWHIDTPKETEVAEAVEGVEVPVTDAEKQSKSTTN